From Natrinema amylolyticum, the proteins below share one genomic window:
- a CDS encoding carboxypeptidase regulatory-like domain-containing protein, producing the protein MRRNIQGQRTKTRSIQRGVQILLTVSGIVFLLAGLLLAASGASVGSAVGSVTDRFDDADQPADDDIDSSDGDAADAGGGNETDATSGESGDSGDGGTTDGGDDSDGGDDSNNDSGESSDSDDGDGDTDEDSSDGSDGDGDTDGDDSDDGSDGSSSDGDDGPHTLTVTVEDQDGNAVEGADVSHDGSFSGEKTTGADGEVEWEVENGNYSVSANADGYQSAEDSVEIDGGDEPLTLTLEEESDDFGDDDSSSDDSNDDDSTVTFVVRDGNGDPIDNATVALERESLSLQGKERKSVDGNGEVEFERADGEYSFTVTVDGNESDERTIDVDGDTTLPVTYETTDG; encoded by the coding sequence ATGCGTCGCAATATCCAAGGACAGCGGACGAAGACCCGATCGATTCAGCGCGGTGTCCAGATTCTGCTCACCGTCAGTGGCATCGTCTTTCTCTTGGCCGGGCTGTTACTGGCTGCGAGCGGGGCCTCCGTCGGCAGCGCCGTCGGGTCGGTCACTGACCGATTCGACGACGCGGACCAACCGGCTGACGACGATATCGACTCGTCGGACGGCGACGCTGCGGACGCCGGCGGCGGGAACGAAACCGATGCTACCAGCGGAGAGAGCGGCGATAGCGGCGATGGCGGTACCACTGACGGCGGCGATGACAGCGATGGCGGCGATGATAGCAATAACGACAGCGGGGAGAGCAGCGATAGCGACGATGGAGACGGCGATACGGACGAAGATAGCAGCGATGGTAGCGATGGTGATGGCGATACGGACGGAGATGACAGCGACGATGGTAGCGACGGAAGCAGCAGCGACGGCGATGACGGACCGCACACGTTGACCGTGACCGTGGAAGATCAGGACGGCAACGCGGTCGAAGGGGCCGACGTCAGCCACGATGGCTCCTTCAGCGGTGAGAAAACGACCGGCGCAGACGGTGAGGTCGAGTGGGAGGTCGAGAACGGGAACTACAGCGTTTCCGCGAACGCGGACGGCTACCAGTCCGCGGAAGACAGCGTCGAGATCGACGGCGGCGACGAGCCGCTCACGCTAACGCTCGAGGAAGAGAGCGACGACTTCGGAGATGACGACTCGAGCAGTGATGATTCGAACGACGACGACAGCACGGTGACGTTCGTCGTGCGAGACGGGAACGGTGACCCGATCGACAATGCGACCGTCGCGCTCGAGCGGGAATCGCTGAGTCTGCAGGGGAAAGAGCGGAAAAGCGTCGATGGGAACGGTGAAGTCGAGTTCGAGCGCGCAGACGGGGAGTACTCGTTCACCGTGACCGTGGATGGGAACGAGTCGGACGAACGGACCATCGACGTCGACGGAGACACGACACTGCCCGTCACGTACGAGACGACTGACGGCTAG